From a single Solenopsis invicta isolate M01_SB chromosome 4, UNIL_Sinv_3.0, whole genome shotgun sequence genomic region:
- the LOC105200412 gene encoding probable cytochrome P450 12a5, mitochondrial, whose protein sequence is MIRCLMKSIFVARDLSSQTYGKCFYQLFFSTMKLADTLAATEERKSMPLNSNDIITASMQSHTIPMVNATVTSTKTISLLEPSNSEMSESINIPTSKAMPRIHIEQTPLPFEEIPGPMILKLWEKYWRYVPLLGTQLFCSLLISRLTEGRLSWNRNVTPIKYLFDEYGCIVRINGPLVNDIIMIHRPEHIAKVFNRESQSPIRSGIDILQHYRLNHHKYRSAGAFSLQSLEWLEVKEKVDQPLHETISDYTEKLDSVCGELINRIRNIRNRQDEVPANFHRELTAWGMECFYVIMFNHHFGFLDSTSKSASEVTKIINALNTAHTYMSRCETGFQVWRFFETPFVKKLYAACDILDEVIGKYIQQTQNKLQTSSMTKQEKSTNEERNLSLLEKMMIQRIHPNDISILLMDMIILGVQAVINCEAFLLYFLAKNPRVQKRLYNEIMSVLSKTKYTLTKESLENMPYLKACIKESLRLRPAFPYLTRLLPSAISLHGYTIPKGTFVIMANQITSQREEHFEDPEKYQPERWLNQDKYVHSDYQEYSCLPFGYGVRSCLGKNMAETQMMLLTAKLVKEFTIEYDYAEIQSRFLILNVPNRPLRFRFVDRN, encoded by the exons ATGATACGTTGCTTAATGAAATCTATCTTTGTTGCTCGAGATCTTTCATCGCAGACATACGGAAAATGTTTCTATCAATTATTCTTCTCAACGATGAAGCTAGCAGATACATTAGCAGCTACTGAGGAAAGAAAAAGCATGCCACTCAATTCTAATGACATAATAA CCGCTTCCATGCAATCACATACAATTCCAATGGTAAACGCAACGGTAACATCAACAAAGACGATATCGTTATTGGAACCTTCCAATTCTGAGATGTCGGAAAGTATTAATATTCCTACATCCAAAGCTATGCCACGTATCCATATAGAACAAACACCATTACCGTTTGAAGAGATTCCTGGCCCAATGATTCTGAAATTATGGGAAAAGTATTGGAGATACGTGCCACTCTTGGGTACGCAACTGTTTTGCAGTCTGTTAATAAGCAGACTTACGGAGG GACGATTATCCTGGAATCGCAACGTCACACCAATTAAATATCTGTTTGATGAATATGGATGCATCGTGAGAATTAATGGACCGCTTGTGaatgatataataatgattCACAG ACCTGAGCATATAGCCAAAGTTTTCAATCGGGAGAGCCAGTCACCCATACGTAGTGGTATCGATATTCTTCAACATTACCGCCTTAATCATCATAAATATCGTTCTGCCGGAGCGTTTTCTTT ACAAAGTTTGGAGTGGTTAGAAGTAAAAGAGAAAGTTGATCAACCGTTACATGAAACTATTTCCGATTATACTGAAAAACTGGATTCAGTGTGCGGCGAACTTATTAATAGAATTCGTAATATACGCAATCGTCAAGATGAG GTACCAGCAAATTTTCATCGAGAACTCACCGCATGGGGCATGGAATGTTTCTATGTGATCATGTTCAACCATCACTTTGGTTTTCTTGATTCTACCTCAAAATCAGCTTCAGAagtcacaaaaattattaacgcgCTAAATACTGCACACACGTATATGAGTCGCTGCGAAACCGGATTTCAGGTGTGGAGATTCTTCGAAACTCCATTCGTCAAAAAACTTTATGCAGCTTGCGACATCCTTGACGA AGTTATTGGAAAAtatattcagcaaactcaaaaTAAGCTGCAGACTTCATCGATGACAAAACAAGAGAAATCTACGAatgaagaaagaaatttatcgtTACTCGAAAAAATGATGATTCAGCGTATCCATCCAAACGACATTTCTATCCTCTTGATGGACATGATTATTTTAGGCGTTCAAGCT GTCATTAATTGCGAGGCATTCCTACTTTATTTCCTAGCGAAGAATCCTAGAGTGCAGAAACGGttgtataatgaaataatgtctGTTTTGTCGAAAACGAAGTATACTCTGACGAAGGAAAGCTTGGAAAATATGCCATATTTAAAAGCGTGCATAAAAGAAAGTCTCAG attaCGACCAGCGTTTCCTTATTTAACAAGATTATTACCGTCGGCAATTTCGTTACATGGATACACGATACCAAAAGGA acTTTCGTCATAATGGCCAATCAAATAACATCACAGCGTGAGGAACATTTTGAAGATCCTGAAAAGTATCAACCAGAAAGATGGTTGAATCAGGATAAATACGTGCATAGCGATTATCAAGAGTATTCATGTCTACCTTTCGGCTATGGTGTACGATCATGTCTAGGAAAAAATATGGCTGAAACACAAATGATGTTACTCACTGCAAAA TTGGTAAAAGAATTTACAATTGAGTACGATTACGCTGAGATCCAAAGTCGATTTCTTATACTAAATGTACCAAATAGACCATTACGTTTTCGATTTGtagatagaaattaa
- the LOC105200433 gene encoding uncharacterized protein LOC105200433 isoform X2, with protein sequence MEGKITLDKVIVFLKVYLTFACCWPLPSNATKSQRLVRSAFQCICLTNSIVFVIAAIWTLCKYSDNALMVMKLGCQLSAIVQIPLQMILFAMQNKRLQNYYQQAQEYEKKIFQLYVDKCKPFYGSILCWLAMTGISVIFTPLFSSQSFPSEAEYPFDMESQPLKTIIYAHHILIAYQSVIQVSTNTFPALLLWFVAARFDILSVQFRTMTNIKELMKYTHEHRLLLRYAREVTRAIRYVALLCVTFSTGAVIFGYLTFMSHAPLSVKSTFLMIAFCGFVELYMYAWPADNVMSTSSDIASAVYESLWYNNDLIKTRKILIYIILRSQRPVTVSIPCALPNLSMNYYASYISTVFSYMAFIRAHVIMNQE encoded by the exons ATGGAGGGAAAGATAACGCTGGATAAGGTAATCGTCTTTCTGAAGGTATACTTGACGTTCGCTTGCTGTTGGCCTCTTCCATCAAACGCGACCAAGTCCCAGAGACTCGTTCGCAGTGCCTTCCAGTGCATCTGTCTGACGAATTCAATAGTTTTTGTCATTGCGGCGATATGGACACTCTGTAAATACAGTGACAATGCGCTTATGGTGATGAAATTAGGATGTCAATTGAGTGCCATTGTGCAAATTCCATTACAAATGATACTATTCGCGATGCAAAACAAACGTTTGCAG AATTATTATCAGCAAGCCcaagaatatgaaaaaaaaattttccaactgtatGTCGACAAATGCAAACCATTTTATG GTAGCATTCTTTGTTGGTTGGCAATGACAGGCATCAGTGTTATATTTACACCTTTATTTTCGTCACAATCCTTTCCGAGTGAAGCGGAGTATCCATTCGACATGGAATCTCAACCATTGAAAACTATCATTTATGCGCATCATATATTAATCGCTTATCAAAGTGTAATACAAGTTAGCACCAATACCTTTCCCGCTCTTCTACTTTGGTTCGTAGCCGCCAGGTTCGACATTTTGTCCGTTCAATTTCGTACGATGACAAATATAAAAGAGCTGATGAAATACACACACGAACATAGGCTATTACTTAG ATATGCAAGAGAAGTGACGCGTGCAATTCGTTACGTAGCGTTATTATGCGTGACTTTCAGTACCGGCGCGGTAATATTCGGTTATCTTACTTTTATGAGT CATGCCCCATTGTCAGTGAAATCGACATTTCTTATGATAGCTTTTTGTGGCTTTGTGGAACTCTATATGTATGCCTGGCCAGCTGACAACGTAATGAGCACG agtaGCGACATAGCGTCTGCCGTCTATGAATCATTGTGGTATAATAATGATCTAATTAAAACGCGAAAGATTTtgatatatatcatattaagAAGTCAACGACCCGTCACCGTTTCAATTCCATGTGCGTTACCAAACTTGTCCATGAATTACTACGCATCA TATATCTCGACAGTATTCTCGTACATGGCATTTATACGGGCCCACGTAATAATGAATCAAGAGTAG
- the LOC113006295 gene encoding odorant receptor Or2-like, which produces MVTKYSEWQSCVREHQELLRFAQQVSLSISYVVLSSLGASTYSLVFGGVTILSRLPLSVKGKFGIACISSLTKVLLCAWPADYLMTISSDVGEAVYDSLWYNHKVDSQKLMLFTLLRSQRPVIITVPGLLSALTFQHYSSVSEYIVKLL; this is translated from the exons ATGGTTACGAAATACTCCGAGTGGCAAAGCTGTGTTAGAGAACATCAAGAACTCTTAAG ATTTGCCCAACAAGTGAGCTTATCTATTTCATACGTAGTGTTATCATCGCTCGGAGCTAGTACTTATTCGTTAGTATTTGGAGGTGTTACTATACTCAGT cgATTGCCGTTATCCGTAAAAGGAAAGTTTGGTATCGCATGTATTTCATCACTAACGAAAGTACTTTTGTGTGCATGGCCAGCTGATTATTTAATGACCATA AGTTCTGATGTTGGTGAAGCTGTGTATGATTCGTTATGGTACAACCATAAAGTTGATTCACAAAAGCTTATGTTATTCACGTTGCTCCGCTCTCAGCGACCTGTAATTATAACTGTTCCCGGTCTATTATCAGCTTTAACATTTCAACATTATTCATCTGTAAgtgaatatattgtaaaattactttaa
- the LOC105200433 gene encoding uncharacterized protein LOC105200433 isoform X1 — translation MEGKITLDKVIVFLKVYLTFACCWPLPSNATKSQRLVRSAFQCICLTNSIVFVIAAIWTLCKYSDNALMVMKLGCQLSAIVQIPLQMILFAMQNKRLQFIVLEMENYYQQAQEYEKKIFQLYVDKCKPFYGSILCWLAMTGISVIFTPLFSSQSFPSEAEYPFDMESQPLKTIIYAHHILIAYQSVIQVSTNTFPALLLWFVAARFDILSVQFRTMTNIKELMKYTHEHRLLLRYAREVTRAIRYVALLCVTFSTGAVIFGYLTFMSHAPLSVKSTFLMIAFCGFVELYMYAWPADNVMSTSSDIASAVYESLWYNNDLIKTRKILIYIILRSQRPVTVSIPCALPNLSMNYYASYISTVFSYMAFIRAHVIMNQE, via the exons ATGGAGGGAAAGATAACGCTGGATAAGGTAATCGTCTTTCTGAAGGTATACTTGACGTTCGCTTGCTGTTGGCCTCTTCCATCAAACGCGACCAAGTCCCAGAGACTCGTTCGCAGTGCCTTCCAGTGCATCTGTCTGACGAATTCAATAGTTTTTGTCATTGCGGCGATATGGACACTCTGTAAATACAGTGACAATGCGCTTATGGTGATGAAATTAGGATGTCAATTGAGTGCCATTGTGCAAATTCCATTACAAATGATACTATTCGCGATGCAAAACAAACGTTTGCAG TTTATCGTTTTGGAAATGGAGAATTATTATCAGCAAGCCcaagaatatgaaaaaaaaattttccaactgtatGTCGACAAATGCAAACCATTTTATG GTAGCATTCTTTGTTGGTTGGCAATGACAGGCATCAGTGTTATATTTACACCTTTATTTTCGTCACAATCCTTTCCGAGTGAAGCGGAGTATCCATTCGACATGGAATCTCAACCATTGAAAACTATCATTTATGCGCATCATATATTAATCGCTTATCAAAGTGTAATACAAGTTAGCACCAATACCTTTCCCGCTCTTCTACTTTGGTTCGTAGCCGCCAGGTTCGACATTTTGTCCGTTCAATTTCGTACGATGACAAATATAAAAGAGCTGATGAAATACACACACGAACATAGGCTATTACTTAG ATATGCAAGAGAAGTGACGCGTGCAATTCGTTACGTAGCGTTATTATGCGTGACTTTCAGTACCGGCGCGGTAATATTCGGTTATCTTACTTTTATGAGT CATGCCCCATTGTCAGTGAAATCGACATTTCTTATGATAGCTTTTTGTGGCTTTGTGGAACTCTATATGTATGCCTGGCCAGCTGACAACGTAATGAGCACG agtaGCGACATAGCGTCTGCCGTCTATGAATCATTGTGGTATAATAATGATCTAATTAAAACGCGAAAGATTTtgatatatatcatattaagAAGTCAACGACCCGTCACCGTTTCAATTCCATGTGCGTTACCAAACTTGTCCATGAATTACTACGCATCA TATATCTCGACAGTATTCTCGTACATGGCATTTATACGGGCCCACGTAATAATGAATCAAGAGTAG
- the LOC105200433 gene encoding uncharacterized protein LOC105200433 isoform X3 codes for MEGKITLDKVIVFLKVYLTFACCWPLPSNATKSQRLVRSAFQCICLTNSIVFVIAAIWTLCKYSDNALMVMKLGCQLSAIVQIPLQMILFAMQNKRLQFIVLEMENYYQQAQEYEKKIFQLYVDKCKPFYGSILCWLAMTGISVIFTPLFSSQSFPSEAEYPFDMESQPLKTIIYAHHILIAYQSVIQVSTNTFPALLLWFVAARFDILSVQFRTMTNIKELMKYTHEHRLLLRYAREVTRAIRYVALLCVTFSTGAVIFGYLTFMSHAPLSVKSTFLMIAFCGFVELYMYAWPADNVMSTRHSVCRL; via the exons ATGGAGGGAAAGATAACGCTGGATAAGGTAATCGTCTTTCTGAAGGTATACTTGACGTTCGCTTGCTGTTGGCCTCTTCCATCAAACGCGACCAAGTCCCAGAGACTCGTTCGCAGTGCCTTCCAGTGCATCTGTCTGACGAATTCAATAGTTTTTGTCATTGCGGCGATATGGACACTCTGTAAATACAGTGACAATGCGCTTATGGTGATGAAATTAGGATGTCAATTGAGTGCCATTGTGCAAATTCCATTACAAATGATACTATTCGCGATGCAAAACAAACGTTTGCAG TTTATCGTTTTGGAAATGGAGAATTATTATCAGCAAGCCcaagaatatgaaaaaaaaattttccaactgtatGTCGACAAATGCAAACCATTTTATG GTAGCATTCTTTGTTGGTTGGCAATGACAGGCATCAGTGTTATATTTACACCTTTATTTTCGTCACAATCCTTTCCGAGTGAAGCGGAGTATCCATTCGACATGGAATCTCAACCATTGAAAACTATCATTTATGCGCATCATATATTAATCGCTTATCAAAGTGTAATACAAGTTAGCACCAATACCTTTCCCGCTCTTCTACTTTGGTTCGTAGCCGCCAGGTTCGACATTTTGTCCGTTCAATTTCGTACGATGACAAATATAAAAGAGCTGATGAAATACACACACGAACATAGGCTATTACTTAG ATATGCAAGAGAAGTGACGCGTGCAATTCGTTACGTAGCGTTATTATGCGTGACTTTCAGTACCGGCGCGGTAATATTCGGTTATCTTACTTTTATGAGT CATGCCCCATTGTCAGTGAAATCGACATTTCTTATGATAGCTTTTTGTGGCTTTGTGGAACTCTATATGTATGCCTGGCCAGCTGACAACGTAATGAGCACG CGACATAGCGTCTGCCGTCTATGA